From the Zymomonas mobilis subsp. pomaceae ATCC 29192 genome, the window TAGATCGCCACCGAGCCATCCGCCCGTTCTTCATATTTTTCGGTCTCGACTGCGGCGGCATAAGGTAATTCATCATGAAGCTGCAAAAAGATTTGTTCACGCGTAATTTCAGCAGCCATCATGCGATCAGTAACATCTGAAACTTGATCTTCAGGGAAATGCCATGGGCCAACCGGCATCATATTGGCTAAAGCCTGCCGTAAATCGTCAATGCCGTCACCGGTGGTCGCCGAAACCATGAACAATTCTTTAGGTTCTAATTCGGTATAAAGCTTTTGCGCTAAGGCCAATAATTCTGCTTTGGGGGTAATATCTACTTTATTAAGGATAACGATTTTAGGTTCACTTCGCGCTTTCAGCGCTTCTATAAGCGGTTCGGTGCGCCGCGTTATTCCGGATGTTGCGTCAATAACGAGCGCTACAAGATCGGCACCTTCCGCGCCGCCCCATGCAGCAGCCACCATCGCACGATCAAACCGCTTGCGTGGCGTAAATATTCCCGGTGTATCAATCAACAGAATCTGGGTTTGTCCTGCCAGCGCAATGCCCATTAAACGCGTACGGGTTGTTTGGGCTTTTGGACTTATAATGGCAATTTTTTGACCGACCAAGGCATTGACCAAGGTCGATTTACCCGCATTTGGTGCCCCGACAATGGCTACCAAGCCGCAATGTTGTTCAGTCTCGGAGGAGGAGGTATGCATATCTTTCATGACTTCTTCATAGAGAGAATAAAGGCTGAAAGGAATAAAGAACTGCTTCTCCTTTAATCTGGGTATTTTTCGTTATCGTTTTTTGGATTTTGAGTGCTGATATTGGGTTTGCAAAGGTCATAAAAAACAAGGGTCAAACATGTTTCGATAACAAAAATTTGTGAACAGCAGAACGTATTCCCAAGCAAGCGTACCCACTTAACGGAACCCGTCCTTAAAAAGACCTGAATACCGGCATTACTATTTTGCCCCTTGTTGATTGAAAGATAGTCTGAATTCGGTATATTTTTTGTGAAGTCAAAACGTCCTAACCGGCTGTTATCGGTTTGTAATCATAGAAAAAAGGCAGCTTACTTCCGATATAAATTTGAACAGAAGTAAACCGCCTTTTTCTCCTATTTGTAACTGATCAACTAATGGCCTAAACGCGTTAGACTCCGATCAAGAGCCCCCGTCAGCCAGTCAATATCTCCCGATTGAAAGGCGAGAGGCGGGCGCAGTTTCAAAACATTGCCATAAGGACCCGCAACCGATGTCAAAATATGCTCATCACGCAGCGCCTCAATAAGATCTAAAGCTAGCGCCTTATCCGGTTCTCTCGTCGTCCGATCTTTGACTAATTCAAATCCGATAAAAAGACCGGCACCGCGAACATCCCCAACAGCGTCATGCTTGTCTTGCAAGGTACGTAGTTCGGCAAGCAATTGACTTCCTACCTTTTGCGTATGCTCTTGAAGTTTTTCTGTTTTAATAACATCAAGAACGGCACTGGCCGCCGCCATTGAAACCGGATTTCCGCCAAATGTATTGAAATAGGGGACATGGTTACTGAAAGCTTCCATCACCTCCTGACGAGCAAAAAGGCCCGATACAGGAATACCATTGCCCATGGGTTTTCCCGTTGTTATTACGTCAGGAACCAAACCATGGCGCCCGAATCCCCAAAAAGATTCACCCGTTCGCGCGAAACCGGGCTGAACTTCATCGGCAATGAAAATTCCGCCATTACGATGTACAACATCAATAGAGGGTTTTAAAAATCCTGCTTCACCGGGAAAAACGCCATCGGATGAAAAAATAGAATCCGCCATAAATCCAGCAAATTTGATGCCATGGGCCTTCATATCATCAATTTGTTTTTGCATTTCGGCCGCAAACCATGCACCCGCATCTTGCCCTTGTAAGCGGTAATGGTCTGGCGCTGATACAAGACGAGTAGTAGCGGCAAGGGCCTGCCCACTGCCTAGCGCTGGGGAGGCCCCAGATGTCAAAGCGCTCGTGCCATGATACGCTTCTTGTGTCACAATGATACCGGTTCCACCTGACCAAGCATGGGCAATACGCATCGCCAGATCGTTAGCTTCTGAACCCGTACACATGTACATGGCACGATTGATCTCATCTGGCATCGTTGCCAAGATGGATTCTGAATAATCAAGAATTGTCTCGTGCAAATAACGGGTATGGGTATTCAGTTTGCCCATTTGTTGCTGGACAGCTTCAATGACGGCTGGATGACAATGTCCAATACTGGCAACATTATTATAAACATCCAGATATTTTTCTCCCTCTCTATCCCAAAGATAGGCCCCTTTTCCGCGGACCAAATGGACAGGGCGACGATAAAAGAGACGGTAAGAGGCTCCCAACAGATTTTGACGGCGTTTTGTTAAGGAACGCGTTGCTTCATCCAGACCGGCAGCATGCTCTTCCCGAAAACTGTTCGTATCCATAATGGTCGAACGACTTGTCACAGGCTCTTCCTCTTCAGGATTAGAATAAAAACTAATATTCCAATTATGGCGCTGTGGTATGAAATAAACTTGACTATAGGGGACATTATTAATTTTTTTATGTCAATAATTCGTGCTTTTCCTTTTTTGCGGTCAAAAAAGGGTTCCCTCCAGACAAGTCCTCTCTCTTCATCTCCTTATCATGGTGACAGACAAAATGACATTTAGGAGTCTGTTACATGAATTCCAGACATGCCGATCATCTTAGTACGCTGGTTCTTTCTCAACTCGCGTCACAGGCTATGAATGCTTATTCTAGTGCCTATCAAGGAAAAATCCGTCTCTTAACCCGTTCGGAAAATGCTACTTTTCATATCGCTACGCCCTCAGGCACTTCTTATGCACTCCGTCTTCATCGCCCGCATTATCATGACAAACAAAATATCGCCGGAGAATTAGCCTGGTTAAGCGCGTTACAACAGGACATGGGATTGACCGTTCCACAGCCGATTGCAGATAATAACGGAGAAAAAATTCAAACGCTTCAGGCACCGGATGGCACTAGCCGCTATGCTGTCCTTTTCAACTGGGTGGACGGCGAAATGCCAACCGCCAATCTTGATCCTACTTTATTTCAACAGCTTGGAGAAATCACGGCCCATCTTCATCGTCATAGCCGACAATGGGAAAAATCCAAGGATTTCAGTCGTCTGGTTTGGGATCATGAAAGCATGGTGGGGCCTGATGCCCATTGGGGCGATTGGCATATAACCCCCGGCCTTGATAAAGAAGACATAGCCATCATGGATAAAGCTATAGAGAATATTGGCCAATCCTTAAAAGTCTTTGGTAAATCCGCTTCTCGCTACGGACTTATCCATGCCGATTTAAGATTGACGAATATACTTCTTCACGAAGGCACCACAAGAGTCATTGATTTTGACGATTGTGGAACAGGATGGTTTTTGCATGATCTGGCGGCGGCCATCAGTTTTGAAGAGCATCATCCTAGCGCCCCTCTATGGGTAGAAAACTGGCTCAAAGGTTATGAACGGGTTCAGCCCCTTTCCAAAGAAGAGATTAATATTCTTCCCGCTCTCTTCATCCAAAGACGGATACAGATGACAGCTTGGGTGGGATCCCATGCCGATACTGATATGGCGCGTAGTTTGGGAAAAGACTGGCTGGCACATACCGTTCGTCTGTGCCGCCGCTATTTGGAAGGGGATAAAATGCCTATAGGCGCTTGATACGCTTCATAATTCTTTTCTGAACAGATTCTGTTTTTCAGCTTTCATTCTCTTTATTTATAAAATTACTCTATATTTAAAAGCGAAGAATTTTTAAAATTTATTATTGCATTAATATGACATAATATGATCATATTAATGTTGGGTAATAATTTAGTCATGGACATGGACTTGATTAACCTGATGAAACTG encodes:
- a CDS encoding phosphotransferase enzyme family protein → MNSRHADHLSTLVLSQLASQAMNAYSSAYQGKIRLLTRSENATFHIATPSGTSYALRLHRPHYHDKQNIAGELAWLSALQQDMGLTVPQPIADNNGEKIQTLQAPDGTSRYAVLFNWVDGEMPTANLDPTLFQQLGEITAHLHRHSRQWEKSKDFSRLVWDHESMVGPDAHWGDWHITPGLDKEDIAIMDKAIENIGQSLKVFGKSASRYGLIHADLRLTNILLHEGTTRVIDFDDCGTGWFLHDLAAAISFEEHHPSAPLWVENWLKGYERVQPLSKEEINILPALFIQRRIQMTAWVGSHADTDMARSLGKDWLAHTVRLCRRYLEGDKMPIGA
- the era gene encoding GTPase Era, whose protein sequence is MKDMHTSSSETEQHCGLVAIVGAPNAGKSTLVNALVGQKIAIISPKAQTTRTRLMGIALAGQTQILLIDTPGIFTPRKRFDRAMVAAAWGGAEGADLVALVIDATSGITRRTEPLIEALKARSEPKIVILNKVDITPKAELLALAQKLYTELEPKELFMVSATTGDGIDDLRQALANMMPVGPWHFPEDQVSDVTDRMMAAEITREQIFLQLHDELPYAAAVETEKYEERADGSVAIYQQILIARESQKAIVVGHHGARLKEIGSVARTELSKLLGCKVHLFLHVKVSPKWDEDRGLYSEIGLDWVK
- a CDS encoding aspartate aminotransferase family protein, producing MTSRSTIMDTNSFREEHAAGLDEATRSLTKRRQNLLGASYRLFYRRPVHLVRGKGAYLWDREGEKYLDVYNNVASIGHCHPAVIEAVQQQMGKLNTHTRYLHETILDYSESILATMPDEINRAMYMCTGSEANDLAMRIAHAWSGGTGIIVTQEAYHGTSALTSGASPALGSGQALAATTRLVSAPDHYRLQGQDAGAWFAAEMQKQIDDMKAHGIKFAGFMADSIFSSDGVFPGEAGFLKPSIDVVHRNGGIFIADEVQPGFARTGESFWGFGRHGLVPDVITTGKPMGNGIPVSGLFARQEVMEAFSNHVPYFNTFGGNPVSMAAASAVLDVIKTEKLQEHTQKVGSQLLAELRTLQDKHDAVGDVRGAGLFIGFELVKDRTTREPDKALALDLIEALRDEHILTSVAGPYGNVLKLRPPLAFQSGDIDWLTGALDRSLTRLGH